From one Myxococcus xanthus genomic stretch:
- a CDS encoding cytochrome-c peroxidase yields MDLPFFRFGVLEWTLGRWDRDGANVKRKSWQALCLSSRRLVCLVSVWGLLVPSLDSGAEPQPSPPDEKAWASLGAALFIDTSLSADGKVACATCHPPDAAFTDGKPVSRGVFDRTGTRNVPSLWGLASAREFFWDGRRASLETLMFDPLTTAEEHGMEGEEAVISSVQARYSAEFERLFPGRGATRETVSRVLAAYVRQQVPPPSPFEQFLSGDAQALRPEQRRGFALFTGRAGCARCHPPEGGAFTDGSYHAGEISAALIAKQAGAARELALLDPGARRAAVSARAEVAALGRYVVTLRASDLGRFRTPSLRNVAVTAPYMRDGSVPTLIQAVERELYYRLPEGLQVGDMTPSERSDIVAFLHSLTSPAASTGIGR; encoded by the coding sequence ATGGATTTGCCTTTCTTTCGTTTTGGAGTGCTTGAGTGGACTTTGGGGAGATGGGACAGGGATGGCGCGAATGTGAAAAGAAAATCGTGGCAGGCTTTGTGTCTGTCTTCCAGGCGCCTCGTCTGTTTGGTATCGGTATGGGGACTGCTCGTTCCGTCTTTGGACAGCGGCGCCGAGCCGCAGCCATCTCCGCCAGACGAAAAGGCCTGGGCCTCCCTGGGGGCTGCTCTCTTCATCGACACGTCCTTGAGCGCAGATGGCAAGGTGGCTTGCGCGACTTGCCATCCACCTGATGCCGCCTTTACAGACGGCAAGCCTGTCTCACGGGGTGTGTTCGACCGCACCGGTACTAGGAACGTACCCAGCCTGTGGGGCCTGGCCTCGGCCCGTGAGTTTTTCTGGGATGGGCGAAGGGCCTCATTAGAGACGTTGATGTTCGATCCGCTTACGACCGCCGAAGAGCATGGGATGGAAGGAGAGGAAGCTGTCATTTCATCTGTCCAGGCTCGATATTCAGCGGAATTCGAGCGACTCTTTCCTGGAAGGGGGGCGACGCGGGAAACGGTATCTAGGGTGCTCGCGGCCTATGTGCGCCAGCAGGTTCCTCCTCCCTCGCCGTTTGAGCAGTTTCTTAGTGGGGACGCGCAGGCACTTCGTCCGGAACAGCGAAGAGGGTTCGCGCTCTTCACAGGCCGGGCGGGCTGCGCGCGCTGCCACCCGCCCGAGGGCGGAGCCTTCACGGATGGGTCGTACCATGCCGGTGAGATTTCCGCGGCCCTCATAGCTAAGCAGGCGGGCGCGGCTCGAGAACTGGCGCTGCTGGACCCTGGCGCGCGGCGGGCGGCTGTCTCTGCGCGCGCAGAAGTGGCGGCGCTGGGGCGATACGTGGTGACCCTGAGGGCTTCTGACCTGGGGCGGTTTCGTACGCCGTCCCTCCGCAACGTAGCCGTAACGGCGCCGTACATGCGTGACGGCAGTGTTCCCACGCTGATTCAAGCCGTTGAACGAGAGCTGTATTATCGCCTGCCTGAGGGGCTTCAGGTAGGAGACATGACCCCTTCCGAGCGCTCCGACATTGTGGCTTTTCTCCATTCGCTGACCAGCCCCGCTGCTTCGACAGGGATTGGCCGGTAA
- a CDS encoding IPT/TIG domain-containing protein — MEIKRLSEAELGLFDFTPNAGPPGADVILTGVGFSPALVGNTVRFNGVDAIVSAASPQRLVVTIPANATTGPVSVTVDGATVPSHEDFIVTSPVLGPVITGFSPVGGPVDSVVTITGSNFDPDRLFNRVFLGDIQASVLTSSASQLEVKVSQLGATGAIRVSTPSGRATSSEDFLVLPVGAVPAMTDTRLQAEVGGASSAVSLADSTRKAVLSFSVRQGEQVSLVVTSVVLGGANQATLVVHDQMGGQVGNFSLAAAGGVFDIPMATRDTVYTLVVRLSGTTTGFNASFALVRAVRGMLEKDGVSATFTGQVGQNGIYEFSGMMGARLGLGVTSVSTTPAGGGAVIRLLKPDGTLLVDCSNFYVPGNCDVPVLPMTGTYSLTVNPSGTVTATVGLLLSTSLGDVLTVDGPAHTFSTARVGQDGFYTFSANANSNLTLLITGNNFGSNTLVRILRPDGTQLTSQTTGSATGYTVDFTPPTTGTYGITVDPYQASIGQMTLQLVEEASGSAGTVDGVETTVVLNAGQNGRYTFSGTMGARLGLGVTSVSTTPAGGSAVIKLLKPDGTLLVDCSNFYVPGNCDVPVLPMTGTYSLTVNPSGTVTATVGLLLSTSLGDVLTVDGPAHTFSTARVGQDGFYTFSANANSNLTLLITGNSFGSNTLVRILRPDGAQLTSQTTGSATGYTVNFTPPTTGTYGITVDPYQASIGQLSLGIKTAGAPSAPAQADVRK, encoded by the coding sequence TTGGAAATTAAGCGCCTATCCGAAGCGGAGCTGGGGCTCTTCGATTTTACTCCCAACGCGGGCCCTCCCGGGGCGGATGTGATATTGACGGGGGTGGGCTTCAGCCCGGCACTGGTTGGCAACACGGTTCGTTTCAATGGCGTGGATGCCATCGTGTCTGCGGCGAGTCCGCAGCGACTGGTGGTGACGATTCCGGCGAACGCAACAACGGGGCCAGTGAGTGTGACCGTGGATGGGGCGACGGTCCCGAGCCATGAGGACTTTATTGTTACGAGTCCCGTACTTGGCCCCGTCATCACAGGTTTCTCTCCAGTGGGAGGCCCGGTGGACTCAGTGGTGACCATTACAGGGAGTAACTTCGACCCCGACCGTCTTTTCAATCGAGTCTTCCTCGGAGACATCCAGGCCTCGGTGCTGACCTCCTCCGCATCACAGCTGGAGGTGAAGGTCTCTCAATTGGGCGCGACGGGCGCGATTCGGGTCTCCACTCCTTCAGGGCGAGCGACGAGCTCCGAGGACTTCCTAGTGCTCCCCGTGGGGGCGGTTCCTGCGATGACAGACACCAGACTCCAAGCTGAAGTCGGCGGGGCGTCGAGTGCTGTGTCCCTGGCGGACTCAACGCGTAAGGCGGTGTTGAGCTTCTCCGTGCGGCAGGGGGAGCAGGTAAGTCTCGTGGTGACATCGGTGGTCCTGGGGGGAGCGAACCAAGCGACGCTGGTGGTCCATGATCAAATGGGCGGGCAGGTGGGCAACTTTAGCCTTGCGGCAGCAGGCGGGGTCTTCGACATTCCGATGGCTACCAGGGACACCGTCTACACGCTCGTGGTGCGACTCAGCGGCACGACAACGGGGTTTAATGCGTCTTTCGCATTGGTGCGTGCTGTGCGCGGCATGCTGGAGAAGGACGGGGTATCGGCAACCTTCACGGGACAGGTAGGCCAGAATGGCATCTATGAATTCAGCGGCATGATGGGGGCGCGCCTGGGGCTGGGGGTGACGAGTGTCAGCACTACGCCTGCCGGAGGGGGCGCTGTCATCAGGCTGCTCAAGCCGGATGGCACCCTATTGGTTGATTGCAGCAACTTCTACGTGCCAGGGAACTGCGACGTGCCGGTGTTGCCGATGACGGGCACATACAGCCTGACGGTGAATCCATCAGGGACGGTGACGGCGACGGTGGGCCTGTTGCTGTCGACGTCGCTGGGAGACGTCCTCACGGTGGATGGCCCCGCTCACACCTTCAGCACTGCGCGGGTGGGCCAGGATGGCTTCTACACCTTCTCTGCCAACGCGAATTCCAACCTGACGCTGCTAATCACAGGCAACAACTTCGGCAGCAACACGTTGGTGCGCATCCTGAGGCCTGATGGCACGCAGTTGACGAGCCAAACCACGGGCTCCGCCACTGGCTACACGGTGGACTTCACGCCCCCAACGACGGGCACGTACGGCATCACCGTGGACCCGTACCAAGCCAGCATCGGCCAGATGACGCTCCAATTGGTTGAGGAGGCCAGCGGAAGCGCGGGCACCGTCGATGGGGTGGAGACGACAGTGGTCCTGAATGCAGGGCAGAACGGCCGTTACACTTTCAGCGGCACGATGGGGGCGCGACTAGGGCTGGGGGTGACGAGTGTCAGCACTACGCCTGCCGGAGGGAGCGCTGTCATTAAGCTGCTCAAGCCAGATGGCACCCTGTTGGTTGATTGCAGCAACTTCTACGTGCCAGGGAACTGCGACGTGCCGGTGTTGCCGATGACGGGCACATACAGCCTGACGGTGAATCCATCAGGGACGGTGACGGCGACGGTGGGCCTGTTGCTGTCGACGTCGCTGGGAGACGTCCTCACGGTGGATGGCCCCGCTCACACCTTCAGCACTGCGCGGGTGGGCCAGGATGGCTTCTACACCTTCTCTGCCAACGCGAATTCCAACCTGACGCTGCTAATCACAGGCAACAGCTTCGGCAGCAACACGTTGGTGCGCATCCTGAGGCCTGATGGCGCGCAGTTGACGAGCCAAACCACGGGCTCCGCCACTGGCTACACGGTGAACTTCACGCCCCCCACGACGGGTACGTACGGCATCACCGTGGACCCGTACCAAGCCAGCATCGGCCAACTCTCCTTGGGAATAAAGACCGCGGGCGCTCCCTCGGCACCAGCCCAAGCGGATGTCCGGAAGTGA